Within Falsibacillus pallidus, the genomic segment ATTAATAGTTGCCAATTTTTGAATTTGTATACATAATTTACATAAAGGCATTTACATAAAGACATTCAAAACCAGGGGGACAAAAACGTGTTATTTCAAACTAAGGAAAAGAGAAAGGGCCGTATACAGGCATTCAATCCTGAAATGGCTTTTCCAGATCAAGATCAAATCATCCAAACATCAAATGCAAGGATTCAAAATCGTTTAGAATATATGGGCTTTACCAAGCAGCACCTTGAGACGCTGAAAGAGATTTCTCCAGTTGTTTCTCCACTATTGGACGAGCTCTTGCAAAAGGTATTAAATCACCTCTACATACAGCCGGCTCTCGAGAAAATTGCTTCAAACCACACTACAAGGGAAAGATTGTACGGAGTGTTTGTCCGTTATTTCCAAAGTTTGTTAAGCGGAACGATTGATGAAGAATATTTTGAAATGAGAAACCGAATCGGTAATACGCATAATAGCGCTGGTCTGCCGGTGGAATGGTTTTTAGCGACATATTCTGCCATCAGCACTCTATTAATCCCGAAAGTCATTGCGTATCTGCAAAACGATCCAGTTAAATTGAACGATGTCATCTTAGCGATTACACATGCAGTGAACCTGGATTCTCAGCTTGTCGTCCAAAACTACCTGGATGCAAGAATGAGAGAATTGAATACATTGAATGAGTCTAATGCCATGCTTCAAAAAGAATTGAACTCCATCAGCCAAGAGGTGGCTTCCTCTGTCCAGCAGACAGAAGCATCTATTAATGAAACAAGCACCAAGGCGGAACAAATCAGGAATGAGACAGAAACGACTCAGAAGAGCAGCCGCAACCTATTGAATTTGACAAACGTCAACCAGGGGCAGATGGAAGAAATGGTGAGTACGTTTGATAATGTTATGAGCAACGTATCATCTTCATTGGAAGGAATCGATCTTCTGAAGGCTATATCTGAGAAAATCATTACGATGACAAAAGGGATTGAGGATATCGCGGATCAAACGAATCTCCTGGCTTTGAATGCCTCCATTGAAGCGGCTCGAGCAGGGGATGAAGGAAGAGGATTTGCTGTCGTAGCGACAGAGGTTCGAAAGCTTGCTGAAAATTCCAAAGGGATGAGCAGCCAGATTAAATCGCTGATTGAAGAAAGCGACACACAAATTACGGATCTCGTCCACATCATGCAATCAATGAATACGTATACGAAGGAATCACAGTCTAAAATCGGCCAAGTCAAAGGCGGGCTGATGACAATGAAGATGGAAATGGAACAGTATTTGACGATGTTCGATCGGAACAAAGTCGACTTGGATACTATTGTCCAATCCATAAAAGAAGTCAACGCAACAACAGAAAGCCTTTCAACTTTGGCAAGAGAATTGCTGCTTAAGGCTGAAGGATCAAGATAATCTGATTTAAGGCAAAATTTAAATAGGCTTCGCTTGTCCCTTGTCGGCAGGCGAAGCCTATTTCAGCATTGGGCAATTGTTCTGCATATCGTAAACCACTCCTCAGGCTCAGGCGCTTTTCATTTGTCTGCTTCTTTGGCTGATGGCTTTTAATAGGAAAAGCTTGTCCTGTGAAGAAAGCATTCTCCAGCTTCCAACTTTAATCCTCATGTCTTCACGCTCCTTTCAAATCCATTTAACATTTTATTACTTTTTACCGCTATTTTTCATATTTAAAACAACAAAAATATCTACAAATCCAGACACGGATTTTCGTTAAGCGTTGCAAGATTGCTCGAATTTAGTGAAGGAAGATCGAAACGTGGAGAAAGACAGCCGCTGCAAATAAAAAAACATCCTTCCCAAATGGAAAGGATGCTGTGATTTTTTTATCTGACCGCATCAATGGCATTGATCAGCCACTCGCCATTTACTTTGACAAACGTCACTTTTTCTTTTGAAACCTCTTTTGTTTCCCCGACAGGAACAGTGAATTCGTACAGTCGGATATCTTTACGCTGATAAATCAATTTTCCCTTTGCTTTATCCCATTCAAGGAGGCTTCCGCCGTCTGCATTTGGCTGGGCAAACTTGCCTTTGTATTCAATGAAGGAATATTTTTTGATCCCTTTTTTGATTGCATTCCTTGTAAACACTTTATTCATATACTTCGTGAATTTCTTTTTAGTTCCCAAATCGCTGCAGAAATAGCGGTAATCCGTTCCTTTATAATCGAAGCTCCCATCTGTGCATTTGGCATTTTCTGCTTCAGGATTGTGGCCGCTCATGGCGCTCCAATAATGCTTCCTCGCTTCAAGTGCCAAGTTTAGAGCTTTGCTGGTGGTGAGATTACCGGTTGTTTTAGCAGAGGCTCCCATGCTGAAAGTAAATAACGAGAGTACAGCTGCCAAAATCAAGATCCATTTTTTCATTGAAGTTCCCCCTTAATATTCATCAAAAATAAAGACGGAGGGAATTGGAAAATGTTTCATGTCCTAAAAAATATTTTAAGCAGCTTTAAAATAGACAGGACAAAGGCCCATTTATCAGCGAATGCCCTTGTTCTTTGAAGCAAAATGAAATTCTGCGGCATACGAATAAAGTAAAATGCTTGCAGGGAAGTGAAGAGAGTGAATTCACCATGGATGAATAAAATGAATGTGGCAGTGCCGATGAATCAATCCGTCTACAAAGGGTGCTGCACAAAAACATTTATTCTTGAAGATCAAGATGAAAAGGATGCTTCCAAGGTAAACATGGCACCTCTCGGAACGGTACCTGTGGAAAAGCGGACCGTTGAAAAAAGGGAGCCGGAAAAAAACGTTAAAGGGTATATCGAGGAAGAAATCGATGAACCAATGATGAAGGAAGAAGCAGTAAAGGAACCGGAGCCAGAACGAGAACCAGAACCAGTCACTCCAAAAGCTAAGGTGAAATCAAATCCTTCCTTTCCATTGGATTTAGGTGTTCTTGGCATAGAGGATGTGGCGACTGAAGAATGGCTCCTCGAGATGGTGGAAGCACATGAACAGGAATCAATAATCCGCCATATCAAGCATTCCATACCATTTCAAGGTTCAGTAGAAATCACCCATTTTCAAAAATGTGCCCTTTTCGCCGGAGAAATAGTAGAATCTTCTACATTCATTGATACTAAGGATAAGCTCCGTCCTGATATCCATACAAGGTTCCTGCATGTGAAATCTCTATACCCGGAGGAGCCTTATTGTCAGCTAATCAGTTCAGAAGTCAGCGAATTGATTGAAATAGTGGATAATCCAGTAGAAATTGAAAGACCATCAGCTCCTGTCTCCATTACTTTGCTGAAATCTTCCTTTAACGCCGAAAGTGAAGATGAGATTGAAAAAAGGGAAGATGGAATTTCAATCAGAGTACCCGTTGTGCTCGGTGAATATGCCATTGAAATCACATTGCAGGAGTCTATAGTATTCAAAGATGAGCTAAAGGATTTATTGGAAATCTCTAATACTGTGAAGCTGACAGAATGCAAATTTCTCCCGACAGAATTCACACCGCCAAACGAAAAGGGATGGAAGGAAGCGAAGAAGGGGCGCTTATTCTTCGAAGGGGAAATCGAGCAGTCCATCAACTTTACGGATTTCAAATACAAGAAAAAGCCTAG encodes:
- a CDS encoding globin-coupled sensor protein; amino-acid sequence: MLFQTKEKRKGRIQAFNPEMAFPDQDQIIQTSNARIQNRLEYMGFTKQHLETLKEISPVVSPLLDELLQKVLNHLYIQPALEKIASNHTTRERLYGVFVRYFQSLLSGTIDEEYFEMRNRIGNTHNSAGLPVEWFLATYSAISTLLIPKVIAYLQNDPVKLNDVILAITHAVNLDSQLVVQNYLDARMRELNTLNESNAMLQKELNSISQEVASSVQQTEASINETSTKAEQIRNETETTQKSSRNLLNLTNVNQGQMEEMVSTFDNVMSNVSSSLEGIDLLKAISEKIITMTKGIEDIADQTNLLALNASIEAARAGDEGRGFAVVATEVRKLAENSKGMSSQIKSLIEESDTQITDLVHIMQSMNTYTKESQSKIGQVKGGLMTMKMEMEQYLTMFDRNKVDLDTIVQSIKEVNATTESLSTLARELLLKAEGSR
- a CDS encoding IseA DL-endopeptidase inhibitor family protein, with amino-acid sequence MKKWILILAAVLSLFTFSMGASAKTTGNLTTSKALNLALEARKHYWSAMSGHNPEAENAKCTDGSFDYKGTDYRYFCSDLGTKKKFTKYMNKVFTRNAIKKGIKKYSFIEYKGKFAQPNADGGSLLEWDKAKGKLIYQRKDIRLYEFTVPVGETKEVSKEKVTFVKVNGEWLINAIDAVR
- a CDS encoding BC_2427 family protein produces the protein MNSPWMNKMNVAVPMNQSVYKGCCTKTFILEDQDEKDASKVNMAPLGTVPVEKRTVEKREPEKNVKGYIEEEIDEPMMKEEAVKEPEPEREPEPVTPKAKVKSNPSFPLDLGVLGIEDVATEEWLLEMVEAHEQESIIRHIKHSIPFQGSVEITHFQKCALFAGEIVESSTFIDTKDKLRPDIHTRFLHVKSLYPEEPYCQLISSEVSELIEIVDNPVEIERPSAPVSITLLKSSFNAESEDEIEKREDGISIRVPVVLGEYAIEITLQESIVFKDELKDLLEISNTVKLTECKFLPTEFTPPNEKGWKEAKKGRLFFEGEIEQSINFTDFKYKKKPSRLDEKINLNIMLELLQSQVVRASL